DNA from Helicobacter pylori:
GCAATATCTTGGAAAATCAAAATCCCCACCGCGCTCTTTCCCATAGGCGTGCTAAGCTGTTTGGAATCTTCAAAGAATTTCAACACAATGGCGGTTGAAGAGAGCGAAAGCCCCATGCCTAAAACAAGGGAAAAAATGGGCGAAAGACCCAGAACAAAATACCCCACTAAAAAAGCGATTAAAGCGCACAAAATGACTTGTAAAAGCCCAAAAACCAGCACTTCTTGTTTGATGGACTTGAGCTTGTCAAAATTAAACTCAATGCCTATCATAAACATTAAAAAGACGATACCAAATTCACCAATATCAGACAACAAATTAAAATCATTAATTTTAAAAAAAGCCGCTAAGACCGTTCCTGTGCAAATGTAACCAATAATAACGGGCATGTCTAATTTCTTTAAAAAGATTCCAAAGCCTACAGCAAGCCATAAGCCGGCAATAACAATATAAAGCGTGCTATTTTCCATAAAAACCTTTCCCCAGTAGGATCGATTCGCTCTAAAGAAATAAAAGCGAGACCATCCTCTTAAAATTAATCCATTAAACAACACTATTAAATTAAATAATATCTATCAAATATGTATAAGTAATTTATTATTTAAATCTTACTAAATCCGCTTTCAAACGCCAACACCAAACACCCTATTGAGTAAAATAAAAATTGAAACGCCAAGATTATACTGCACTAAAACAAACTTTCTATTTATGAAAAAGATTTTTTAACCCCAACCTTTTAAGAGTCGGCTAGGGTTTGATTTGATGAGAAAGAGCGAATGAAAGAATAAATTAGAAAGTGAAGACATAATCCACATACCAAGAATAGTAGCGGATAAGCCCTACATCTTTGCTGCCCTGATTAACCATAGGGAATTTCACGCCCGCTTCAAACGCACTGCGATCCCCAACGCGCATTCTTCCGCCTAAATTCCATAAGAACTGGAATCTGGTTTGATTGACATCATAAGGGAACATCCAAGTGTTTCCGGCTAATTGAACGCCACCAATGAGACCTAGAGCGAATTTATCCAAAGGAATGAGATTGACGATCAAATCGCCACCGCCACCATAGGTGAGCAAATTGGTTTTGGTGTGTTCAGTCCCTGAAGTGTTAAACCAATCTAAAAAGCCATACACCCTAGCCCCAAACCATTTATTGGCAAAGCCTACAAAACCTAATTTGAAATTCAAACCATAAAGGTCATTGCCATGACGCCAATCAGAGTAATTGCTGTTATAAGGACCATAACGACCTTGTTGATAACCCGCACCCATGAAAAACCCATTCACTTCGCCAGCTAACGCTAAACTCGCACTCAAGCTTAAAATACAAGCAATTCTTTTAATCATAATAAATCCTTCTTGTTGAATTAAAGTTACACCCTAAGATCGGTTATTTTTCTAAAAGATTTAATTTTTTATCAAAGATGAGGGTTTTAGAGTGAAAATCTTGGTTAAATACTGATAAGTGGGATACGCCCACCAACAAACCGTCTCAAACTTTTAAGATACAAATTTTTAAGATACAAATAGGTATAATCAATAACTTTAATCATTTAAATAAAAGGGAGTTTTATGAAAAATGCTTTCAAAGCGTTTGCCTTGTTAATCGTATTTTTCTCAAACGCTCTATTAGCGCAGGATTTAAAAATCGCTGCTGCTGCTAATCTCACGCGCGCTTTAAAAGCCCTTGTTAAAGAATTTCAAAAAGAACACCCCAAAGACGCTGTTAAGATTAGCTTTAATTCTTCAGGCAAACTCTACGCTCAAATCGCTCAAAACGCCCCTTTTGATTTATTCATTTCAGCGGATATGACTAGACCTAAAAAGCTTTATGATGAAAAAATAACCCCTTTTAAAGAAGAAGTCTATGCTAAAGGCGTGTTGGTTTTATGGAGTGAAAATCTAAAAATGGATTCTTTAGAAATTCTTAAAGACCCTAAAATTAAATATATCGCTATGGCTAATCCTAAACTAGCCCCTTATGGAAAAGCCAGCATGGAAGTCTTAGATCGTTTAAAACTCACTCCCAGTCTTAAATCTAAAATCATTTATGGCGCTTCTATTTCTCAAGCCCATCAATTCGTCGCTACTAAAAACGCTCAAATAGGCTTTGGAGCGTTATCCTTGATGGATAAAAAAGATAAAAACCTCTCTTATTTCATCATTGATAAAGCCCTTTATAACCCTATTGAACAAGCCTTGATCATCACTAAAAATGGGGCTAATAACCCTTTAGCCAAAGTTTTTAAAGATTTTTTATTCAGCCCTAAAGCTAGAGCTATCTTTAAAGAATACGGCTATATCATGGATTGAAACGCATTAAAAAAGGCGGATAATGGATCATGAGTTTTTGATTACCATGCGTTTGAGCTTTTCTTTAGCTTTGATTACCACCCTTATTTTACTCCCTATAGGGATTTTTTTGGGCTATTTTTTAAGCCTTAAACGCAATCTTTTAACGAGCTTAACAGAAACGCTTGTGTATATGCCTTTAGTTTTACCCCCAAGCGTGCTAGGGTTTTATCTCCTTTTAATCTTTTCGCCTTCTTCTTTTTTGGGAGCGTTTTTACAAGATGTATTCAATGTGAAACTCGTTTTTAGTTTCCAAGGGCTTATTTTAGGGAGCGTGATTTTTTCCTTGCCCTTTATGGTAAGCCCTATTAAAAGCGCGTTAATTTCCTTGCCAACTTCTTTAAAAGAAGCCAGTTATAGCTTGGGTAAAGGGGAATACTACACCCTTTTTTTCGTCCTACTCCCTAACATCAAACCCAGTTTATTGATGGCTATCATCACAACTTTTACGCACACTATAGGCGAATTTGGCGTGGTGATGATGCTTGGGGGTGATATATTAGGGGAAACAAGAGTGGCTAGCATTGCGATCTTTAACGAAGCTGAAGCGCTCAATTATTCTAAAGCCCATCAATACGCCTTAACGCTCACGCTTATCAGTTTTAGCCTCTTGTTTGTTACCCTATTTTTGAATAAAAAACAAAGCTCGTTTTTATGATAAAAGCGCGGTTTAAAAAACGCCTTTTAGGATCTAGGGGCGCGTTTGATTTGAATATAGACTTAGAAATTAAAGAAGCAGAAGTTGTCGCTTTATTAGGAGAATCGGGTGCGGGTAAAAGCACGATTTTACGCATTTTAGCAGGGCTTGAAGCGGTGAGTAGTGGCTATATTGAAGCCAATCATTCAGTGTG
Protein-coding regions in this window:
- a CDS encoding outer membrane beta-barrel protein, whose translation is MIKRIACILSLSASLALAGEVNGFFMGAGYQQGRYGPYNSNYSDWRHGNDLYGLNFKLGFVGFANKWFGARVYGFLDWFNTSGTEHTKTNLLTYGGGGDLIVNLIPLDKFALGLIGGVQLAGNTWMFPYDVNQTRFQFLWNLGGRMRVGDRSAFEAGVKFPMVNQGSKDVGLIRYYSWYVDYVFTF
- the modA gene encoding molybdate ABC transporter substrate-binding protein, producing MKNAFKAFALLIVFFSNALLAQDLKIAAAANLTRALKALVKEFQKEHPKDAVKISFNSSGKLYAQIAQNAPFDLFISADMTRPKKLYDEKITPFKEEVYAKGVLVLWSENLKMDSLEILKDPKIKYIAMANPKLAPYGKASMEVLDRLKLTPSLKSKIIYGASISQAHQFVATKNAQIGFGALSLMDKKDKNLSYFIIDKALYNPIEQALIITKNGANNPLAKVFKDFLFSPKARAIFKEYGYIMD
- the modB gene encoding molybdate ABC transporter permease subunit produces the protein MDHEFLITMRLSFSLALITTLILLPIGIFLGYFLSLKRNLLTSLTETLVYMPLVLPPSVLGFYLLLIFSPSSFLGAFLQDVFNVKLVFSFQGLILGSVIFSLPFMVSPIKSALISLPTSLKEASYSLGKGEYYTLFFVLLPNIKPSLLMAIITTFTHTIGEFGVVMMLGGDILGETRVASIAIFNEAEALNYSKAHQYALTLTLISFSLLFVTLFLNKKQSSFL